The DNA segment TAATGCCCTGAGGAAACAGGTTTTTATCGGGCGGGGGACAAAGGTTATGCACCATATCATTGTTTACCAGGGCATTCAGATCCCTGGCAATCATTACCACCCGCCATGGGGTACTGATGGTTCCGCTTATGGCTGCAGGTTTGGACAGCCTTAAAGTATCTTCGGGGCTGTAGCGCAATTTATAGGGATAAGATGTTGGCTGGTGTTGCGGCAGCCTGAGCAGCATTCCTCTTTTCCCGTCTGTTTGCAGGGCCATGCCCCCATAGTTTTTAAGGTCGGCCTCGGTAATGGCCAGGTATGTTTTGCTGCCGGGCAATTGAAATGTTACGGATGGTGCTGCCCATTCGCCAACTTTAACCGTATCCAGGCCTTTCTTTTCATATACTCCTTCATAATGCATGTTAAGATCATGGTACCAGGCTGTTGTACCTGCAGGTAAGGTAAATACCGTAGCTTCATCGGCAATCCGTTTAACATTTTCCTTTCCGGGTACAATGAAGCGGAAGGCTGCACCATCGTTAAAAACACGGACATCTAAAATGTAGTTTAAACTGCCTTTTGTGAGAGCTATTTTTGCTCCATTGTAATGGTTCCGGACAGTTGAATGTGCCCCATACCAGGGATAGGTTTCGTCCTGACGGTAAGTTTCGCCTTTGCCTAGGGTAACATCATCGGTAATCACTGTACCATCAACCGACATGCTGAGGGCTGAAGAGGAGATTACCTTATCTTTATTGCTGCTGATAGAGTAGTTCAGTTTATTGTTTTGTACAGAAAGCGCAAATGTTATTTTCTGATCGGGGCTTTGGACACTTGTACCCGCAGTTTGCGAAAAGGCTTTCGCCGCTACCAATAGCAGCAGCGAAAGCAACAGGTTAATTTTAGCCATTCTTTTTAATTATAAAAAGTCGGGGTTCTGTGTCCATACGTTCCTCATGATATCCATTTGCCCCAATGGGATTGGGAAAAGATAAGATTTGAACTTACGTTTTGTTCCTTTGGCATCATAAGGAACCAGAGGGATCACCTGGGCGGCAATTTTCCAGCGGATCAGGTCGTTATAACGCAATCCCTCAAAAGCAAGCTCTACCCTTCTCTCGTTTCTGATGATCTCCCTGGTAAGGGCAGGTTTAGCCGGCATGTTTACACCCTGCCTTCCCCGAACGTCGTTTAAGGCTTTTAAGGCCCTGAGATCGGCACCCTGACCGCTTTCGAACATGGCTTCGGCATACATCAATAACAGATCGGCATAACGGATCTTGACCATGTGCTGATCACTCAGGGTTGCTCCGGATGCATTGTTTATGGCTGTATTTACCCATTTTTTGAAGGCCATGGTGGTATAGGGGATCTGTCCTTCGGCTGTACTGCCTGTTTGTTTAAAACCTCCAGGATTGTAAGCCCATGGATCATTGGCTTCAAAAATGGTCATCTTTCTGCGCGGATCGTTAGGCTCATAAGCATTTCTGAGTTCAACGGTTGGAAATACTGACATCCTGCCACCAATTACCTGGTCCAGAGAGTGGTAATCATCTGGGGCCTTAAACTGTACAGAGAACATGATCTCTTTATTGTTGGCCTGGTTTCCAAAAAATATCCCTGAATAACTGTCCGCTAGCTGGAATGGATTGGCTGGATCACCGATCAGGCTCCAGGCTGCAGTTGCGGCCTCACCAAAACGTTCGTTATTTAGCAATACCCGGGTTTTTAAAGCTATTGCTGATCCTTTTACTGCACGTCCGTCTGTATAAGCTGTAGCCGGTAAGTAAGAAATGGCCAGGTCCAGATCTTTCAGTATCTGTGTTACCACATCTGCTTTTGGCGATCTCGGAGTATTTTTAAAATCATCATCCAGGCTGGCAGGCTTTAAAATGAGTGGCAGGTCGCCATATAGCTGAGCGAGATCGTTATAATAGAAAGCCCTCAGAAACAATGCTTCGCCCTTCATTCTGTTGCGTGTAGCCTCTGCCATTGATGGTACCCGGTCAATATTGGCCATAAAATAATTGCAGTAAGCAATTCCCTGAAAACCGAAGGTGAACGACTTACTCACTATACCGGTTGTGGCCGAGTTGTGGTCGCCCCGCATTACAATATCAAATGATTCATAATTTGATGTATTGGAGGCATTGTCAGACAGTGCTTCCCAAAACAGGAAGTTACCGCTCTGACTGGGACCATTTGAAATAATCGGTTCTTTCAGCTTGCTGTAACAGGCAATCAGTGCCTTATTGGCTTCTCCTTCTGTTTTCCAGAAATTTGCGGTATTCGGATTGGAGAGCGGATCAGTATCTAAGGTCTTCTTGCAGGAAAGCACTAAAGTGCCCAGCATCAGAAGAACCATTGTTTTTACATATATCTTTTTCATGATAACAATGATTAAAGGGTTACTTTAAGGCCAAATGAATAAATTTTGGCCTGAGGATAAATGGCGGCCCTGCCATTGGCAGCGGCACGCTCCGGATCAATTCCCTTGAAGAAATTAGTAAAAGTAAGCAGGTTATCGCCCGAAACATATAGCCTTAGCCCCTGCACCTTAATTTTACTTAACACTTTGCTGGAGAAAGTATAACCCAGCTGCAGGTTTTTTAACCTAAGGTAGGAAGCATCCTGTAACCACCAGTCAGATACCTGCGTATTTGGCCCGTAATTCTCATTAAAGATATGTGGTATGGTATTAGAAGTACCCTCGCCATCCCAGGCATCCCTCCAGAAAGTAGGTGGTGGACTGGCCTGTCTGAAAGGCGCAATTCCCCATTCTTTGATATAGATCTTACGGCCTTGTACCCCCTGCATGAATAAACTCAAGTCAAAGTTTTTATAATCTGCATTAAAAGTAAAACCATAGTTGAACTTAGGAAAAGCACCACCAACCACTATGCGGTCGTCTGTAGTAATTTTACCATCAGGTACACCATTAGGCCCGCTCACGTCCTTATACTTCATGTCACCCGGTTTTGGGGTTACCAAAGGGGTAGGTCCGTTAGTGATCTCGGCCTGGTTTTGATAAATGCCATCAAACACATACATATAATAAGAATTATAGGGCAGCCCTTCCTGTCTGATATACCCGTTTCCATTGTCTATTTCACGGGAACCAAATTTGACCAGTTTATTTTTGTAGGTCTCAAAATTACCCTGCACTTTGTAGTGGAAATTGTTGCTCTTGTTCTCATAGCCCAATGAGAGTTCTAGGCCTCTATTGTTCATTTCGCCAAGGTTTACCGTTGGCCCTGCAATACCAATAAAATCCGGCACCTGCAATGACCTTAAAATATTGGTAGTGTTTTTGGAATACCAGTCTACACTCCCGAATACCCTGGAATTGAACAAACTGAAATCGAGACCAATATCAGTTACAGTGGTCGTTTCCCAGGTAATATCCCTGTTGATGAGGTCGGTCTGTGTTACCCCCTGCTGCAGTGCACCCCCAATACTATACGACACAGGGTTCAGCACATCCTGATATGGATAAGGCATCGATTCGCCTGAAAGTGTACGGTTGACATTTTGGTTACCCACCTGGCCCCATGATACACGGGCTTTCAGGTCGCTAATCCAATCTACAGATTTCATAAAATCTTCCTGCTTTATTCTCCATCCTGCTGAAGCCGAAGGGAAGAATCCCCATTTATTGCCTGTAGGAAAACGTGAAGAACCATCGTAACGGAAATTACCTTCCAGCAGATATTTCTCTTTGTAGTTGTAGTTTACCCTTCCAAAAAGCGACTGTAATGCCCATTGATAGGCAAAGCCCTCAGCAAGTGGCCCGCCTGGCGAATAACCACTCAGCTCCAGGATATTATCTGCCGGTGCGTTTCTTCTAAAGCCCTGTATGCGGTCGTAACGGAAAGTTTCCTGACTTGCACCCAGCAATGCCGAGAAATTGTGTACCTCATTAAAGGTCTTCGTATAATTCAATGTTCCGAACAAAGTGTATTGTACATCCTTTTCGTTGCGAACGGTCAGGTTGTTCTCGCCTACTGTTCCATTCCATTGGGTATTAAACGCATATTGTCCACCAGCATCGGGCAGGAACAGGTATCCGGGTACACCAACCACATGTACTTTGCTCTGCATATCATTGTATTTTACCGCGCCTTTGATCTCGCCTTTCAGGCCCGGTAAAATGTCTACATTCAAAAATGCAGATGCCAGCGTGTAATAGTTTTTGATGTACCTGCCACCGTTTTCGGCCATAGCCACGGGATTTTTATTCCCTCCTTCCTGGATCAACGCCTTTGCAGCATACCTTCCACTGCCATCAGGCAATTTAGGGGTAAAAGTTGGATGCGCAGCAAGGGCACTCAGTATCTGATCTTCTGTTGAATTGCCATCAAAATTTCCATTTAAAGCCGTTTCGTTCCTATCGCCTTTTGAAAAGGCCAGGTTGGTTCCAAAAGTAACCTTGTTGTTCAGGCTGGTTTTGAAGTTGAACTGTGCATCATATCTTTTGTAACCTGTGGCAATGAGGATACCATCCTGGTCAAGATAACCCGCACCGAAATTATAGGTGGTACCTTCTTTACCTCCGTTAACACTCAGGTAATGCTGTTGCATGGGTGCGGTGCGGAAAATGGCATTCATCCAGTCGTAGCTTGGATATTGTGCCGGATTGGTTAAGGCACCCTGACGGTATGCCTCAATCTCTTCAGGTTTATAAATCTGGTTGGCACTGGTGTTGGTATGTGCAATGGCCTTGTTCAGCAATTCCATGAACTCTACTGAATTGGTAATCCTGTCGTACATAGAAGTGGCACGCTGACTACTGAAATTGTAACTGTAATCTACATTTAGCCTTCCTGCCTTGCCAAACTTGGTGGTTACCAGGATTACCCCATTTGCCGCCCTTGATCCGTAAATGGCAGCTGAAGCTGCATCTTTCAATACGGATACACTTTCAATCTGGTTAGGGTTTACATTGTTCAGGTTTCCTTCTATCCCATCTATTAAAATAAGCGGATTATTTCCGGCAGCACTAAATGTTCCCTGGCCGCGGATGCGTATACTGGCTGCCTCGGCCCCCGGCTGTCCGGAGTTTTGGGTTACCTGCACGCCCGGCATCCTGCCCTGCAGCAATGAAGTGGTATTGGGTGCCTGCCTGGTGGTAAGCTCGGTACCAGAAACATTGCTTACCGCGCCGGTAAGGTTCACTTTCTTTTGTGTACCATAACCAACCACTACCACTTCTGTAAGCGCTTTGTCTTCCTCCTTTAACACTACATTAATGGTACTTTGGCCATTTACAGCGATTTCCTGTTGCGCAAAACCAATGAAGCTGAATACCAGGGTACCCGTTCCCTCGGGTAAGGACAAGGCATAGTTACCATTGCTATCGCTCATGGTGCCCAGGTTTGACCCTTTCAGCTTAATGCTTACACCTGGCAGCGGGCCACCGTTCTGATCGGTAACTTTTCCTTTGATGTCTACCTTTTGAACAACAGCTGCAATACCGGTAGTTTTGGGCTGTCGCCTTTCTTTAATGATCACTGTTCTGTCCTTAACCATAAACGTGAAGGGCTGATCTTCAAAACAGCGGTTCAGGACCTCTTCGAGGGTTTCGTTGTTTACCGAAAGATCTACTCTTTTTGCTTTCTTGATGTCTTCCAGATCGTAGAAGAAATCGTAACCGCTTTGTTTCCGGATCTCTTTAAACACCTGTTCCAGACTGGCATTTTTTTGTGAAAAAGTGATGCGCTGGGCTTTAGTAGCCTGTGCGAGCTGCAAAAAGACCGTGACCAATAAAATTATTGTAAATTTCATTATCAACAGAAATTTGTGTACAAAGCCTGGTGGCTTACATACTAATTGTGTGTAAAAGTTCATACATTTGGTAAGTTGGGTTAAACTAAAAATTAAAGTTTGCGGGTAATCCCAGCCATTTTTTTACCGGGAGTGTTCGCAGCACTTCCGGTTTTTATTAAGCCATTAAAAATTAAAGCTGTTTAAGGTGAGTGTGTAGTTTTTTTCTTCATGCTGTTTAAATTTGGTTAGATAATATGATTGCTTGTTTAATGATATTGCTATTTTAATACAGTTACCTTTCTTCCTTCAACGGAAAAATGAACCTTTCCGGTTGATTCCATAATTCCCAGTACCGATGAGATATTTTTTGAGCGGGACAGGTAGCCTGCAAATTTCAGGTGATCGAAATCTCCCTGATAAACGACCTCTACGTCGTACCACCTGGCCACTTTTTTCATAATACTTTTCAGGTCTTCTCCTTTAAATACAAAATCGCCGTTTTTCCAGGCCATAACAGTTTCGGTATCCACAGTTTTTACCTGGATAGCCTGGTTGCCCAGCTGACTTTGTTCGCCCGGTTTCAGCAGTTTTGAAGGGCCGTTTTTAATATTTCCTACCAGAGACACCCGCACGGAACCTTCCAAAAGGGTGGTTTTGACCTCATTTTCATCGTCATAACTATTGATGTTAAAATGCGTGCCCAATACTTCTACTTCCTGGTTTGCAGTTTTAACAATAAAGGGAATACGCCTGGCCTTACTGTCGCTTATTTTGGCAACTTCAAAATATCCTTCACCCTGGAGTGTAACACTGCGGGTATTGCTGCTGAATTTTGTAGGATAGCGCAGGGATGAAGCGGCATTTAGCCATACCCTGGTACCATCAGGCAAATTGATCTGGTACTGTCCCCCCTTTGGGGTCTCGATGGTATTGAATGCGACCTTACTGTTTTTTCCGGCAGCTTTGTCATCTACCGTATATACCAGTTGCCCATTGGCTGTTTTTTGAATGCTAAGTCCCTGCTGTCTGGCAATCTCTCCATTTTCAGCATCTGTTAAAGATATTTTAGTTCCATCTGCCAGGGTCAGAAAGGCCTTATTGCTACCAGGGGCCACATCGTTGTTTTTTAGCGTATGTTTTGTAAGGGTGGTTGTACCCTCCTCTTTTAAGCTAAATAACCCGGCCGCACCGATGAGAAAGAGGATTGCTGCTGCAATGGCCCAGCGCCATACTGTATTTTTCTTTGGATCCGTTTTACCTTCAGCTAAGGATGCCCAAACTTCTTTTTTAGAAATTTCGATGTCCGCAGCGGCCGGGGCATTCCCTTTGGATACCAGTTCCAGATACCAGCTTTCTACAATTGCTTTTTCTTTTTCAGTACAATTGCCTGCTTTGTATTTTTCCAATAATTTACCCGGGTCTTTCTGCATACCTTATGCTGTATTTTTCCTTTATATCTTTAAGACAGGAAAGCCGGGCGGATAGGGTACTTATTTTTTAAAAAAAATTATTTACAGTTTATGATTTGCCTGTTGGGGCCTTCACCTCTATTGTATCCATTGGTAAAGTTGGCACCTGATAATTCCCAGAATCAATAATTGTTTTTGGAAAAAGTTTTTTCAGGGTATTCCAATCCGTTCTTTGAAGCCCTGTTTTATAAAGATATATGGACTTGAGGTTTTTGAGCTTACTGAGCCTGGCTATGCCCTTTACACTTACTTTTGTGCCAACCAGACTTAAAGACCGGAGCTGGTCCATATGTATCAGATTTTCGAGTCCCTTGTCGGTTATCAGGGTGTAATTCAAACTTAAACGCGTTAGATTTTTGCAGTCTTTTATATTTTTCAGGCTTTCATCGGTTACTGATCTATGCTCAAATTTTAACCAGATCAACTGCGCTTTTACAGACTTTAAAGCATCCATAACACTATCAGCTGTTGAATGGGCATTGATAAAGTTTGCCATCAGGTAATTGCTGTTCTGTGCCACAGGAACGATCATTACACCTGCATTGCTTAAGTCTGTAATGTCTTTTTCATTGGCGGCATCAACTTCTTTTTCAGGAACATCTGTCAACTTGCCGGCAACAGCACCTGCCGAACCTTTTTCCAGTGCCGTTAAAACGATCTTGATGTCGTCTGGCTGTTTAAGCTCCTTTACTTTCTTATTAAACTGCGCGCCATTATTTATCCACCAGTGCAGTAAGGCAATTTCATGCTGACTAAGCTGTGGTTTTTCTTTTGGGGGCATATGCTTATCGTTACTGCCAGGCAATAGCAGGCGCCTGATCAGTTCGCTTTCATCGGCCTTTCCTTTAACAATGGTATTGCCTTCTTCGCCCCCTTTTAAAATATAGGCCTCCAGGTCTAATCGGAGTTTGCCTTTTTGCTTTTCGCTGCCATGGCAGCTGTAACACCTGTTTTTTAGCAATGGCTGGATGGCATTCTGGTAAACAAGTGCTTCCTGGATATCAGGAATCGGTGGGATGGCTGCCCCGGCACCAGTGCCCCCCTTTAAGGGGGCAGTTAAATAATCTGAGCCATGTGTTAATGAGCCACCCAAATGGCCGGTAACTGAGACCAGAACAAGAAGTATCAGGGCCATAACAACCGGGATGCTGCCATCAGCATTCACGTATTTATGGATGATCAGCAGTAAAACAGAGAGGGCTGCAACCCCTATGCCCATCCATTGGTGGTTACTGACCAGCCCGGCTTCGTAATCGCCGCTACCTGCCAGAAAATAACCTGTGATACAGGCAAACACAGCACTGATCATTCCCAGAAATAACAAGACAGTTACCGCAGGCCGCAGCTCAGCAAACTTTGGAATGCGGATAATGACCAGAAAAAGACAGGCAACCAACAGGATACCGATGGGTAAATGGACCAGTACAGGATGAAAACGGCCAAAAAATTCTAACATGATAGCTACAGGGATTAAGATTGGTACCGCTTTCTTAGTAAATTCATCATGTACACATTAATGGCCCACTGGTCTGCCACAGGCTGGCGTGTATAAGGTAAGGTGGGCATATAATCTGCCGGGCCGAACTCTGTTAAGATCGTCATGCGCTCTCCGTTCCGCTTTTTCCGCTCCACAACTTTGTCCCACCAGGCCAGATGTGCTTTGACTGCATTTTCCCATTCAGGTGCCCGCGGATCATTTACCTGCGGCCCTTCGGGATGTCCGATCCTGGAGTGGATGTGCGCTACCCTGCCCAATAAAAAATCTATGGTTTCCTGCTGGTCGGCCAACAGGCTTTCATGTACATTGCACCAATGGGAGATGTCGAGCGTAAGACGGAGTTCAGGGCTTTTCTCTGCAAAATTTCTGGCAACAGTGGTGGCAAACAACATCCTGCCACGATGGGTTTCATGGTAAACAGGGATGCCGGTTGCTTTTGTTTTTGCAGTGGTGTAATCTATGAAAGGTTTATTTTGTTCGTATGTAAAATAATCTTTTCCGGAATGGCAGTTTACATACAGCGGTTTTTGATGGGGATTTGCGCAAATGGCATCCAGGTTTTTCTTAAAGCGTTCTAAATGCTCGGCTGCAAGGGGATGGTTTCCTCCTGCGCATAAAAAGCCGATCTGCAGGCCATGTTTTTTTACTGCCTCAAATAGTTCTTTCTGACTTTCCGGCTGATCGCCGGGCCACCAGACTTCAATGCCATCATAGCCTTCTTTTTTTGCCGCAGCACAAAATGCTTCGCGGTTACCTGCAAAGCCCCAGTCTGTTTGCATAAATAAAAGCTCAAATCCTTTCCTGGCCGTGACTTTTGGTGTGGTGCCCTTTGCAAATTCTTCCAATGGCCTTAACAGTGCTGCAGTAGTAAGGCCCGCAGTTTTTTTTATAAAATTTCTTCTTGTTGGAGACATAAATCAGATTTTTATGCAATGATTTCCTGGATAACTTTTCCGCCTACATCGGTTAGCCGGAAGGGTCGCCCCTGAAAAGGATAGGTAAATTGTTCGTGGTTAAAGCCCAGCTGGTTCAGGATGGTGGCCTGAATGTCAAAGGCATCCACTTTACCGCTTATGGCACTATAGCCAATTTCATCTGTTTCTCCGTGGGTAAAACCTTTTTTGATACCCCCGCCAGCCATCCATATGGTAAATGCCTCGGTGTGGTGGTCCCTGCCTTTAAAAGGATTTTGCGCACCATTTCTGTTTTCCATCATTGGGGTACGCCCAAACTCTCCACCCCAAACCACCAGTGTTTCTTCCAGCAGCCCCCTTTGTTTCAGGTCTAACAACAGCGCTGTAATGGGCTTATCAATGCTCCTGCATTTGTTTTTTAACCCGATATTTAAGGAATTTTTGGGGCTGTCACCATGGGCATCCCATCCCCAGTCAAAAAGCTGTACATACCGGACACCCTTTTCCACCAGTTTCCTTGCCAGCAACACATTGTTGGCAAAACAGGCTTCACCTGGGCGGGTACCATACATTTCATGGATATAGGCTGGTTCCTCATTGATGTTCATCACTTCCGGTGCAGAGATCTGCATCCGGTAAGCCATTTCATACTGTGCTATACGTGACAAAATCTCCGGGTCGTTATATTCCTGATATTGTTGTTCGTTTGCTTCATTTATAGCCTGGATAGAGGCTTT comes from the Pedobacter heparinus DSM 2366 genome and includes:
- a CDS encoding RagB/SusD family nutrient uptake outer membrane protein, whose protein sequence is MKKIYVKTMVLLMLGTLVLSCKKTLDTDPLSNPNTANFWKTEGEANKALIACYSKLKEPIISNGPSQSGNFLFWEALSDNASNTSNYESFDIVMRGDHNSATTGIVSKSFTFGFQGIAYCNYFMANIDRVPSMAEATRNRMKGEALFLRAFYYNDLAQLYGDLPLILKPASLDDDFKNTPRSPKADVVTQILKDLDLAISYLPATAYTDGRAVKGSAIALKTRVLLNNERFGEAATAAWSLIGDPANPFQLADSYSGIFFGNQANNKEIMFSVQFKAPDDYHSLDQVIGGRMSVFPTVELRNAYEPNDPRRKMTIFEANDPWAYNPGGFKQTGSTAEGQIPYTTMAFKKWVNTAINNASGATLSDQHMVKIRYADLLLMYAEAMFESGQGADLRALKALNDVRGRQGVNMPAKPALTREIIRNERRVELAFEGLRYNDLIRWKIAAQVIPLVPYDAKGTKRKFKSYLFPIPLGQMDIMRNVWTQNPDFL
- a CDS encoding TonB-dependent receptor; translated protein: MKFTIILLVTVFLQLAQATKAQRITFSQKNASLEQVFKEIRKQSGYDFFYDLEDIKKAKRVDLSVNNETLEEVLNRCFEDQPFTFMVKDRTVIIKERRQPKTTGIAAVVQKVDIKGKVTDQNGGPLPGVSIKLKGSNLGTMSDSNGNYALSLPEGTGTLVFSFIGFAQQEIAVNGQSTINVVLKEEDKALTEVVVVGYGTQKKVNLTGAVSNVSGTELTTRQAPNTTSLLQGRMPGVQVTQNSGQPGAEAASIRIRGQGTFSAAGNNPLILIDGIEGNLNNVNPNQIESVSVLKDAASAAIYGSRAANGVILVTTKFGKAGRLNVDYSYNFSSQRATSMYDRITNSVEFMELLNKAIAHTNTSANQIYKPEEIEAYRQGALTNPAQYPSYDWMNAIFRTAPMQQHYLSVNGGKEGTTYNFGAGYLDQDGILIATGYKRYDAQFNFKTSLNNKVTFGTNLAFSKGDRNETALNGNFDGNSTEDQILSALAAHPTFTPKLPDGSGRYAAKALIQEGGNKNPVAMAENGGRYIKNYYTLASAFLNVDILPGLKGEIKGAVKYNDMQSKVHVVGVPGYLFLPDAGGQYAFNTQWNGTVGENNLTVRNEKDVQYTLFGTLNYTKTFNEVHNFSALLGASQETFRYDRIQGFRRNAPADNILELSGYSPGGPLAEGFAYQWALQSLFGRVNYNYKEKYLLEGNFRYDGSSRFPTGNKWGFFPSASAGWRIKQEDFMKSVDWISDLKARVSWGQVGNQNVNRTLSGESMPYPYQDVLNPVSYSIGGALQQGVTQTDLINRDITWETTTVTDIGLDFSLFNSRVFGSVDWYSKNTTNILRSLQVPDFIGIAGPTVNLGEMNNRGLELSLGYENKSNNFHYKVQGNFETYKNKLVKFGSREIDNGNGYIRQEGLPYNSYYMYVFDGIYQNQAEITNGPTPLVTPKPGDMKYKDVSGPNGVPDGKITTDDRIVVGGAFPKFNYGFTFNADYKNFDLSLFMQGVQGRKIYIKEWGIAPFRQASPPPTFWRDAWDGEGTSNTIPHIFNENYGPNTQVSDWWLQDASYLRLKNLQLGYTFSSKVLSKIKVQGLRLYVSGDNLLTFTNFFKGIDPERAAANGRAAIYPQAKIYSFGLKVTL
- a CDS encoding FecR family protein, whose protein sequence is MQKDPGKLLEKYKAGNCTEKEKAIVESWYLELVSKGNAPAAADIEISKKEVWASLAEGKTDPKKNTVWRWAIAAAILFLIGAAGLFSLKEEGTTTLTKHTLKNNDVAPGSNKAFLTLADGTKISLTDAENGEIARQQGLSIQKTANGQLVYTVDDKAAGKNSKVAFNTIETPKGGQYQINLPDGTRVWLNAASSLRYPTKFSSNTRSVTLQGEGYFEVAKISDSKARRIPFIVKTANQEVEVLGTHFNINSYDDENEVKTTLLEGSVRVSLVGNIKNGPSKLLKPGEQSQLGNQAIQVKTVDTETVMAWKNGDFVFKGEDLKSIMKKVARWYDVEVVYQGDFDHLKFAGYLSRSKNISSVLGIMESTGKVHFSVEGRKVTVLK
- a CDS encoding c-type cytochrome domain-containing protein is translated as MLEFFGRFHPVLVHLPIGILLVACLFLVIIRIPKFAELRPAVTVLLFLGMISAVFACITGYFLAGSGDYEAGLVSNHQWMGIGVAALSVLLLIIHKYVNADGSIPVVMALILLVLVSVTGHLGGSLTHGSDYLTAPLKGGTGAGAAIPPIPDIQEALVYQNAIQPLLKNRCYSCHGSEKQKGKLRLDLEAYILKGGEEGNTIVKGKADESELIRRLLLPGSNDKHMPPKEKPQLSQHEIALLHWWINNGAQFNKKVKELKQPDDIKIVLTALEKGSAGAVAGKLTDVPEKEVDAANEKDITDLSNAGVMIVPVAQNSNYLMANFINAHSTADSVMDALKSVKAQLIWLKFEHRSVTDESLKNIKDCKNLTRLSLNYTLITDKGLENLIHMDQLRSLSLVGTKVSVKGIARLSKLKNLKSIYLYKTGLQRTDWNTLKKLFPKTIIDSGNYQVPTLPMDTIEVKAPTGKS
- a CDS encoding sugar phosphate isomerase/epimerase family protein, encoding MSPTRRNFIKKTAGLTTAALLRPLEEFAKGTTPKVTARKGFELLFMQTDWGFAGNREAFCAAAKKEGYDGIEVWWPGDQPESQKELFEAVKKHGLQIGFLCAGGNHPLAAEHLERFKKNLDAICANPHQKPLYVNCHSGKDYFTYEQNKPFIDYTTAKTKATGIPVYHETHRGRMLFATTVARNFAEKSPELRLTLDISHWCNVHESLLADQQETIDFLLGRVAHIHSRIGHPEGPQVNDPRAPEWENAVKAHLAWWDKVVERKKRNGERMTILTEFGPADYMPTLPYTRQPVADQWAINVYMMNLLRKRYQS